The proteins below are encoded in one region of Candidatus Thiodiazotropha sp. LNASS1:
- a CDS encoding DUF3108 domain-containing protein → MIRLRYHSGWLLGITALFCCMPLNADTEGLLKPFSATFSVKRNVIPLGELMLEFSLNEKGEYHYNAHTLPGMLAGWFSADEIIEVSQGRLTGDAIQPISYTYKDLGNENERTELVFDWQADKVRTTSGGVTWSQPIASGTQDRLSQQLLVRLHLAEGREDISYQVADGGKIKRYRFLVEGEEEIETPFGQINCLRVRRSKESRKPDYTIWFAPSLGYLPVQIERKRSGRLYRMVVETIDQKESTD, encoded by the coding sequence ATGATCAGGCTCCGATACCACAGTGGCTGGCTATTGGGGATTACGGCGCTGTTTTGCTGCATGCCTTTGAACGCCGACACTGAGGGACTGCTGAAGCCCTTTTCAGCGACATTCAGCGTTAAGCGCAATGTCATTCCGCTGGGTGAATTGATGCTTGAGTTCAGCCTGAATGAGAAGGGTGAGTACCACTATAATGCCCATACCTTGCCGGGGATGCTTGCGGGTTGGTTCAGTGCCGATGAGATCATCGAAGTGAGTCAGGGACGATTGACCGGGGACGCAATCCAACCGATCAGTTATACCTATAAGGATTTGGGGAATGAGAATGAGCGCACAGAATTGGTATTTGACTGGCAGGCAGACAAGGTCCGCACTACCAGCGGCGGTGTCACCTGGTCCCAACCCATCGCATCCGGCACTCAGGACAGACTCAGCCAGCAACTGCTGGTACGCCTGCACCTGGCTGAGGGCAGGGAGGATATCTCCTACCAGGTGGCCGACGGCGGAAAAATCAAGCGCTATCGATTTCTTGTCGAGGGTGAGGAAGAAATCGAAACACCCTTTGGCCAGATAAATTGCCTGCGGGTGAGGCGAAGCAAAGAGTCACGCAAGCCGGACTACACTATCTGGTTCGCACCGTCGTTGGGCTACCTGCCGGTACAAATAGAGCGTAAAAGGTCCGGCCGCCTATACCGGATGGTTGTGGAAACAATCGATCAAAAGGAAAGTACAGATTAG
- the radC gene encoding DNA repair protein RadC, giving the protein MPITDWPIDERPREKLLQRGSESLSDAELLAIFLRTGVAGQTAVDLARSLLAEFGGLRHLLSADQRRFCKSRGLGMAKYTQLQAVLEMARRYLHEQLETSGSLTAPEQTQDYLRARLRHYAYEVFSCLFLDNRHRVIRYEELFRGTIDGANVHPREVVRRALELNAAALIFAHNHPSGVAEPSRADRQITQRLKDALALVDIRVLDHIVIGEGEAVSLAERGLI; this is encoded by the coding sequence ATGCCGATTACCGATTGGCCCATCGATGAACGACCCAGAGAGAAACTGCTGCAGCGGGGTTCGGAATCACTCTCGGACGCAGAACTGCTGGCCATCTTTCTGCGCACAGGTGTTGCCGGCCAGACAGCAGTGGATCTGGCGCGCAGTCTGCTGGCCGAATTCGGCGGTCTGCGCCATCTGCTCAGTGCCGACCAGCGACGTTTCTGCAAGTCCAGGGGGCTGGGCATGGCAAAATACACACAACTGCAGGCGGTCCTCGAAATGGCTCGGCGATACCTGCATGAGCAGCTTGAAACATCCGGCAGTCTGACCGCTCCGGAACAGACCCAAGACTATCTGCGAGCCAGACTGCGTCACTATGCCTATGAGGTATTCTCCTGCCTGTTTCTAGACAACCGGCATCGTGTGATTCGCTATGAAGAGCTTTTTCGCGGCACGATTGACGGGGCCAATGTCCACCCCAGAGAAGTCGTCAGACGAGCCCTGGAGCTGAATGCCGCCGCACTCATTTTCGCCCATAACCACCCCTCAGGGGTGGCTGAACCGAGCCGGGCCGATCGTCAGATCACCCAACGCCTCAAGGATGCCCTGGCACTGGTGGATATCCGTGTTCTCGACCATATCGTGATTGGCGAGGGAGAAGCGGTTTCGCTGGCTGAACGCGGGCTGATTTAA
- the rpmB gene encoding 50S ribosomal protein L28, with protein sequence MSKVCQVTGKRPVTGNNVSHAHNKTKRRFLPNLHTHRFWVESEKRWVRLRLSSKGMRIIDKKGIDSVLAEMRARGEKV encoded by the coding sequence ATGTCAAAAGTCTGCCAAGTCACCGGCAAGCGCCCGGTCACGGGAAACAACGTCTCCCATGCGCACAACAAGACTAAGCGTCGTTTTCTCCCCAATCTGCATACCCACAGATTCTGGGTCGAGAGTGAAAAACGCTGGGTCCGTCTGCGTCTATCCTCTAAAGGTATGCGCATCATCGACAAGAAGGGGATCGATTCGGTGCTTGCCGAAATGCGCGCCCGCGGCGAAAAAGTCTAA
- the rpmG gene encoding 50S ribosomal protein L33 — translation MRDKIKLVSSAGTGHFYTTTKNKRNQPGKMEIKKFDPKVRKHVMYKESKIK, via the coding sequence ATGCGTGATAAAATCAAACTCGTCTCCAGTGCCGGCACTGGACACTTCTACACCACGACCAAGAACAAGCGCAACCAACCGGGAAAGATGGAGATCAAAAAATTCGATCCCAAGGTACGCAAGCATGTGATGTACAAGGAATCGAAGATCAAATAG
- a CDS encoding hydantoinase/oxoprolinase family protein, with amino-acid sequence MNGFDCQNETGYLLGVDTGGTFTDFVLYRAGEMRIHKVLSTPQAPEQAILQGIEELGLGTSDLVIVHGSTVATNAALEGKGVHTLYIGNRGLQDILTIGRQARSELYNLQPHARAAPVAANDCLQTGGRLDSQGELVEPLSDEDIDTLKGEVARRNPEAVAINLLFSYLDDRFERKIEAAIPEGIFCSRSSSVLPASGEYERGIATWLNSWVGPLVEGYIERLRVRLGGARISVMQSSGEAISADQAARQAVRMLLSGPAGGLVGAGYVAAASGRSQLLTLDMGGTSTDVALIDGSPRLTREGHIGPWPVAVPMVDMHTIGAGGGSLAWVDAGGMLQVGPKSAGADPGPACYARGGTEVTVTDANLILGRLRNSAFLGGRMQLDMQAAEKAMGQLAQRLGLSLHRAAEGVIRVANEHMARALRVISVERGVDPRSYILLSFGGAGGLHVCALADALGMRSALVPLNAGVLSALGMLATRPGRQLVHARLGLLQALSDSELRQAFSRLAQGGVTDLVEEGIARDRIEAEYALDLRYLGQSYTLTVPWSSLERAEIDFHERHEIRYGHRMSAPVELVNLRVALRGPQTTIALNVTAGSEPAEACEHLTVWGVDIPVPRYERAQLAVGQALAGPALITEMASTTWLAPGWRCTADSAGNLLLEKMS; translated from the coding sequence ATGAACGGCTTTGATTGCCAGAATGAAACGGGTTATCTGCTGGGTGTCGATACAGGAGGCACCTTCACCGATTTCGTTCTGTACCGCGCTGGAGAGATGCGGATACACAAGGTGCTGTCGACGCCACAGGCACCGGAACAGGCCATCCTGCAAGGAATAGAAGAGCTGGGGCTTGGGACAAGCGATCTGGTTATTGTGCACGGCTCTACTGTCGCTACCAATGCCGCCTTGGAGGGCAAGGGCGTGCATACACTCTACATCGGTAATCGTGGCCTGCAGGATATCCTCACGATCGGACGTCAGGCGCGCAGTGAACTCTATAATCTGCAGCCGCACGCCAGGGCTGCGCCTGTGGCGGCGAACGACTGTCTGCAAACCGGCGGCCGCCTTGACAGCCAGGGAGAACTGGTCGAGCCACTGAGCGATGAGGATATCGATACGCTGAAGGGCGAGGTTGCCCGCCGAAATCCCGAGGCTGTGGCGATTAACCTGTTGTTCAGTTATCTCGATGACCGCTTCGAAAGGAAGATAGAGGCAGCGATACCTGAAGGTATCTTTTGTTCCCGTTCCTCCAGCGTACTGCCGGCAAGCGGCGAGTATGAGCGTGGGATAGCCACCTGGCTCAACAGCTGGGTGGGACCGTTGGTGGAGGGTTATATCGAGCGCCTGCGGGTACGTCTTGGCGGGGCGCGAATCTCAGTGATGCAGAGCTCCGGCGAGGCGATCTCGGCGGATCAGGCTGCACGGCAGGCAGTGCGGATGCTGCTCTCAGGCCCGGCAGGCGGTTTGGTCGGTGCCGGCTATGTGGCCGCGGCATCGGGTCGCAGCCAGCTTCTGACCCTCGATATGGGGGGAACCTCCACCGACGTGGCATTGATTGACGGGAGCCCCAGATTGACCCGGGAGGGGCATATCGGACCCTGGCCTGTGGCTGTGCCGATGGTGGATATGCATACCATCGGTGCCGGGGGCGGCTCACTTGCCTGGGTGGATGCGGGGGGCATGTTGCAGGTAGGTCCGAAGTCTGCTGGAGCCGACCCCGGACCGGCTTGTTATGCCCGTGGCGGCACCGAAGTGACGGTTACGGATGCCAATTTGATCCTCGGCCGTTTGCGAAACAGTGCTTTCCTGGGTGGGCGTATGCAACTCGATATGCAGGCGGCTGAGAAGGCAATGGGGCAATTGGCGCAGCGGCTTGGGCTCTCTCTGCACAGGGCGGCGGAGGGAGTGATCAGAGTCGCCAACGAGCATATGGCGCGTGCCCTGCGCGTGATTTCAGTTGAGCGGGGAGTTGATCCGCGCAGTTATATCCTGCTCTCATTCGGTGGCGCGGGTGGGTTGCATGTGTGTGCTTTGGCCGACGCCCTGGGCATGCGCTCCGCCCTGGTGCCGCTCAACGCGGGTGTCCTGTCCGCCTTGGGAATGTTGGCAACCCGGCCGGGACGTCAGTTGGTGCATGCCCGTCTTGGGCTGTTGCAGGCATTGAGCGACAGTGAACTCCGACAGGCGTTTTCCCGGCTCGCGCAGGGTGGAGTGACAGATCTTGTGGAGGAGGGCATAGCCAGGGATCGGATCGAGGCTGAATATGCCTTGGATCTGCGCTATTTGGGACAATCCTATACCCTTACCGTCCCCTGGAGCAGCCTGGAGCGGGCGGAAATCGATTTCCATGAGCGACACGAAATTCGTTACGGCCATCGCATGTCGGCGCCCGTGGAGTTGGTTAATCTGCGTGTGGCCCTGCGTGGTCCGCAGACAACGATTGCATTGAATGTTACAGCCGGATCCGAGCCGGCCGAGGCTTGCGAGCATTTGACAGTCTGGGGAGTGGATATACCAGTGCCGCGGTATGAGAGAGCGCAACTGGCTGTGGGGCAGGCGCTTGCGGGGCCGGCGCTGATTACGGAAATGGCGTCAACCACTTGGTTGGCGCCCGGTTGGCGTTGTACAGCGGATAGCGCCGGTAATCTGTTGCTCGAAAAGATGTCGTGA
- a CDS encoding ATP-binding cassette domain-containing protein has protein sequence MPKLLTTSQLSRHFGSSQVVSAVDLKLMRGDILGLLGPNGAGKSTIMRMLSGDLAPSAGTISICGEDLLNRPTQAKRFIGYLPERPPLHRDQTVDEYLWDCAHLHGLKRRQSMQARERTKKRCGLEQAGRRLIRKLSKGFQQRVGLAQAIIHDPRVVILDEPTDGLDPAQIRQVRELIQELAHDKGVILSSHILPEIEATCNRVTILQQGQSVYSGEITPPAQTYYRIGLDRNPEPESIKAMTGVAEAEQMHTDYYRITLEPGCQPSELARQIVAQGWGLIELKPERMSLEQLFLQATTGGHS, from the coding sequence ATGCCCAAACTGTTAACAACAAGTCAACTCAGCCGTCACTTCGGAAGCAGCCAGGTAGTATCTGCTGTTGATCTGAAATTGATGCGGGGTGACATTCTTGGCTTGCTGGGACCCAATGGTGCGGGCAAATCGACTATCATGCGGATGCTCAGCGGTGACCTTGCACCCAGCGCAGGCACCATATCCATCTGTGGAGAGGACCTGTTAAACCGGCCGACCCAGGCAAAACGTTTTATCGGCTACCTCCCGGAACGCCCTCCCCTGCATCGTGACCAGACCGTGGATGAGTATCTGTGGGACTGCGCCCACCTGCATGGACTGAAAAGAAGACAATCGATGCAGGCACGGGAACGCACCAAGAAGCGCTGCGGCCTGGAACAGGCGGGAAGACGACTGATACGAAAACTCTCCAAGGGTTTTCAACAACGGGTCGGTCTTGCCCAGGCGATCATTCACGACCCTCGGGTTGTCATCCTGGATGAGCCGACAGACGGACTGGACCCGGCACAGATCCGCCAGGTTCGTGAATTGATCCAGGAACTTGCCCATGATAAAGGGGTGATCCTGTCCAGCCATATCCTGCCGGAGATAGAAGCGACCTGTAACCGGGTCACCATTCTGCAACAGGGACAGAGCGTCTATAGCGGGGAGATAACGCCACCGGCGCAGACCTATTATCGTATCGGCCTCGACCGGAACCCGGAGCCGGAATCGATCAAGGCGATGACCGGGGTGGCAGAGGCAGAGCAGATGCACACCGACTACTATCGCATCACCTTGGAACCGGGCTGCCAACCCAGTGAACTGGCACGACAGATCGTGGCGCAGGGATGGGGCTTGATTGAGCTGAAACCGGAGCGGATGAGTCTCGAACAGCTGTTTCTGCAGGCCACCACCGGGGGGCATTCATGA
- a CDS encoding ABC transporter permease, whose translation MTPYLAWMEWRRLMRTPLPWVIFSLSLSLLSWQFLATLEIFNGMQSSNRSLGLSHHLGLQLYGLASVLILIITPIITIRSFSESFRDGSYALLSSAPLSNLSILAGKFLAILMFQFLFILIPLLLCVSLTSGIQLDFGLLFAATLGLLLLSGAFTAIGLYFSTLNENPGIAAAGSYGLLLLISLLDQNTEGGSFIHWLAWPSHYLDLQLGLIRFGDLAYFLLLMLFFLGLALYRLDKRRRG comes from the coding sequence ATGACGCCCTATCTGGCCTGGATGGAGTGGCGGAGACTGATGCGCACACCACTGCCCTGGGTTATCTTCAGTCTCAGTCTGAGCCTGCTGAGCTGGCAGTTTCTCGCCACGCTGGAGATCTTCAACGGTATGCAGTCGTCCAACCGCAGCCTGGGACTGAGCCACCATCTGGGGTTGCAGCTCTACGGTCTTGCGTCGGTGCTGATCCTTATCATCACGCCGATCATTACGATCCGCAGTTTCAGCGAGTCGTTTCGCGATGGCAGTTATGCCCTCCTGAGCAGCGCACCGCTATCAAACCTCTCCATACTTGCGGGCAAATTTCTCGCTATCCTGATGTTTCAGTTTTTGTTCATCCTGATACCGTTACTGCTTTGCGTAAGCCTCACCTCAGGCATCCAGCTTGACTTCGGACTGTTGTTTGCCGCCACCCTCGGATTACTTCTGTTGAGCGGCGCATTCACCGCTATCGGTCTCTACTTCTCGACACTCAATGAGAACCCGGGAATCGCTGCCGCAGGCAGCTATGGTCTGCTGTTGTTGATTTCACTGCTCGATCAAAATACCGAGGGCGGCAGTTTTATACACTGGCTGGCCTGGCCCTCCCACTATCTCGATCTGCAGCTCGGTCTCATACGTTTCGGTGATCTGGCCTACTTCCTGTTACTGATGCTCTTCTTTCTAGGCCTGGCGCTATACAGGCTCGACAAGAGGCGTCGTGGATGA
- a CDS encoding GldG family protein, which yields MINWVGSRLNDLLFHLVMTVLLVLLAWLSSRYDMQWDWTRQGSNSLNPASIDILQRTPGELSITAYVGETAKLRDRIQRFVARYQHHKPNIELTFIDPLRHPDEARRQGISLSGEIVLRYEQREERIQKVDEEQFSNAILRLGRDNSYWIAGLSGHGERDLTGKANHDLGEFGQSLKQQGYQIAGLDLATSSGPPDNTALLVIASPIRALLPGEIERLSEYVAEGGNLLLLSDPDNWILGDLIQQLFGIEQLPGTIVDANVKALGIDNPAITVVPEYSNHEATRGFNLLTLFPQSAALTLSEQRDWEATPLLRTLDKSWNETGPLSGDIERNPLAGEEAGPLTIGIALERRHNDREQRILVIGDGDFLANSYLNNAGNLDLGLSLCRWLVGDDQLIGIPAPQASDRELHLSRLAIGTIGLGSLIVLPLMLLAVGAVMAWRRNRA from the coding sequence ATGATTAATTGGGTAGGCTCACGTCTCAACGATCTGCTGTTCCATCTGGTGATGACCGTCTTGCTGGTGCTGCTGGCCTGGCTCAGCAGTCGCTACGACATGCAGTGGGATTGGACCCGCCAGGGCAGCAACAGCCTCAACCCAGCCAGTATCGATATCCTGCAACGCACACCGGGTGAGCTGAGCATAACGGCATATGTGGGAGAAACGGCCAAGCTGCGTGATCGCATTCAACGCTTTGTGGCCCGTTATCAGCACCACAAACCAAATATCGAGTTGACCTTCATCGATCCCCTGCGCCACCCTGATGAAGCGCGCCGTCAGGGCATCAGCCTATCCGGTGAGATTGTGCTGCGCTATGAACAGAGGGAGGAGCGTATCCAGAAAGTGGACGAGGAGCAGTTCAGCAACGCCATCCTGCGCCTGGGCCGTGACAACAGCTACTGGATAGCAGGGCTCAGCGGCCATGGCGAACGCGATCTTACGGGCAAGGCGAATCACGATCTTGGCGAGTTCGGTCAATCTCTCAAACAGCAGGGATACCAGATCGCGGGGCTTGACCTCGCCACTTCATCCGGCCCGCCCGACAATACCGCATTGCTGGTCATCGCCTCCCCTATCCGCGCCCTATTGCCAGGTGAGATTGAACGGCTTTCCGAATATGTTGCGGAGGGTGGCAACCTGTTGCTGTTGAGCGACCCGGACAACTGGATTCTGGGTGATTTGATACAGCAGCTTTTCGGTATCGAACAGTTACCGGGCACGATCGTGGATGCCAATGTCAAGGCGTTGGGTATCGATAATCCGGCCATCACTGTGGTCCCGGAATATTCCAATCACGAAGCCACCCGGGGATTCAATCTGCTGACCCTGTTTCCACAGTCGGCGGCGCTCACACTCTCCGAGCAGCGGGATTGGGAAGCGACGCCCCTGTTGCGAACCCTGGATAAGAGTTGGAACGAAACCGGTCCACTGAGTGGTGATATCGAACGCAATCCATTGGCAGGTGAGGAGGCGGGCCCGCTCACGATCGGCATTGCTCTCGAACGCCGGCACAATGACAGGGAACAGCGGATACTGGTGATCGGTGATGGTGACTTTCTCGCCAACAGCTATCTCAACAATGCCGGCAACCTTGATCTTGGTCTCTCGCTCTGCCGCTGGCTGGTCGGGGATGATCAGCTGATCGGCATACCCGCGCCACAAGCCAGCGACCGCGAACTGCATCTGTCGAGGCTTGCCATCGGCACAATCGGCCTCGGTTCCCTGATTGTGCTGCCGCTCATGCTACTGGCTGTCGGCGCTGTCATGGCCTGGCGACGGAATCGTGCATAG
- a CDS encoding DUF4340 domain-containing protein, producing MVSRTKINLLLLAVAGLSGLLVWLSQPAPLPPLTHLDPQQITRIRINDLQGREISLMRRQNQWMSGDQPADQSRVEQLLKICRTPSLSRFTAPDDLEPYGLAPSPIVMTLDDTTLSFGNNDPVNGWRYVLHQRQMHLIADGFYHHLIAPAEAWLAKTTD from the coding sequence ATGGTATCAAGAACCAAAATCAATCTGCTCCTGCTTGCTGTAGCAGGTCTGTCGGGACTGCTGGTATGGTTATCACAACCAGCCCCCCTGCCGCCCCTCACCCACCTCGATCCGCAACAGATCACCCGCATAAGGATCAATGATCTTCAGGGGCGTGAGATCAGTTTGATGCGGCGACAGAACCAATGGATGAGCGGCGACCAACCCGCCGATCAATCCAGGGTCGAGCAACTGCTGAAAATCTGCCGGACCCCCAGCCTGAGCCGATTCACAGCCCCTGATGACCTGGAACCCTACGGCCTGGCACCATCCCCTATCGTGATGACACTCGATGACACGACACTCAGCTTCGGCAACAACGATCCGGTCAATGGCTGGCGTTATGTCCTCCATCAGAGGCAGATGCACCTGATTGCGGATGGCTTCTATCACCACCTCATCGCACCGGCTGAAGCCTGGCTGGCGAAAACCACAGATTAG
- the mutM gene encoding bifunctional DNA-formamidopyrimidine glycosylase/DNA-(apurinic or apyrimidinic site) lyase, translated as MPELPEVETTRRGIAPHITGQRIRQVTIRQPRLRWPIPEDLPCTLKGRKLLSVDRRGKYLLMAFHHGTLIMHLGMSGSLRIVEADTAIQKHDHFDLLLGNGLRLRLRDPRRFGAVLWTDQPAINHPLLADLGPEPLGDTFDGDYLFARGKVRRTVIKQLIMDSKTVVGIGNIYASESLFRAAIHPTRPSNRISRRRYQRLAEEIHDVLEEAIAQGGTTLRDFLKEDGNPGYFAQSLQVYGKPGKPCPRCGGTIRSKTIGQRSTFFCPACQR; from the coding sequence ATGCCTGAACTGCCGGAGGTCGAAACTACACGCCGGGGCATAGCCCCCCATATCACCGGCCAACGCATACGCCAGGTCACTATCCGTCAACCCAGGTTGCGGTGGCCGATTCCCGAGGATCTGCCGTGCACATTGAAGGGGAGGAAGCTGTTATCGGTGGACAGGCGGGGCAAATACCTGCTGATGGCCTTTCATCACGGCACCTTGATCATGCATCTCGGCATGTCCGGCAGCCTGCGCATTGTCGAAGCTGATACGGCAATACAAAAACACGATCATTTCGACCTTCTACTGGGCAATGGCCTGCGACTCAGACTGCGTGATCCAAGACGTTTCGGCGCAGTACTCTGGACCGATCAACCGGCCATCAACCACCCCCTGCTCGCCGATCTCGGTCCGGAACCCCTTGGCGACACGTTTGACGGCGACTATCTGTTTGCCCGGGGCAAGGTGCGTCGTACCGTGATCAAACAGCTGATCATGGACAGTAAGACCGTTGTCGGAATCGGAAACATCTATGCCAGCGAGTCCCTGTTCCGTGCTGCCATCCATCCCACCCGACCCAGCAACCGGATCTCCCGCCGGCGCTATCAGAGACTAGCAGAGGAGATCCACGACGTACTCGAGGAGGCAATCGCCCAGGGCGGCACCACCCTGCGGGATTTTCTCAAAGAGGACGGCAATCCCGGTTACTTCGCCCAGTCGCTTCAGGTCTACGGCAAGCCGGGGAAGCCCTGTCCAAGATGCGGTGGGACTATTCGCAGCAAAACCATCGGACAGCGTTCCACATTCTTCTGCCCCGCCTGCCAGCGCTGA
- the ispB gene encoding octaprenyl diphosphate synthase, which translates to MDITTIRELISDDMDAVDKMIIQQLKSDVVLINRIGAYIVHSGGKRLRPMIVLLAARACGYAGGRHIDLAAIIEFIHTATLLHDDVVDGSDLRRNRETANTVWGNEASVLVGDFLYSRSFEMMVDVGRMPVMDVLSHATNRIAEGEVLQLLNVHNPDTSEAEYMEVIKRKTATLFEAGTRLGGIISEVAEDQQQALADYGLHLGIAFQLVDDALDYNSENKEIGKNIGDDLAEGKPTLPLIQAMKCAGQEKSRRLANIIENGGLEEIDFVMQAIADCDAINYTQQLAQQQAQQAKRALEALPETPYRQALASLADFSVARTN; encoded by the coding sequence ATGGATATAACAACTATTCGCGAACTCATCAGCGACGACATGGATGCTGTCGACAAAATGATCATCCAGCAGCTGAAATCGGATGTGGTGCTGATCAACCGGATTGGCGCCTATATCGTCCATAGCGGAGGAAAACGACTGCGGCCGATGATTGTGCTGTTGGCCGCCCGCGCCTGCGGTTACGCGGGTGGGAGGCATATCGACCTGGCCGCCATCATCGAGTTCATCCATACCGCCACACTGCTGCACGATGATGTGGTGGATGGCTCTGATCTGCGGCGGAACCGGGAGACCGCGAATACGGTATGGGGTAACGAGGCGAGTGTTCTGGTAGGTGACTTTCTCTACTCCCGCTCCTTTGAGATGATGGTCGACGTGGGCCGCATGCCGGTAATGGACGTCCTCTCTCACGCCACCAACCGCATCGCGGAAGGCGAGGTGCTGCAGCTGCTGAATGTGCACAATCCCGATACCAGCGAAGCGGAATACATGGAGGTGATAAAACGCAAGACAGCCACCCTGTTCGAGGCCGGTACGCGTCTTGGCGGCATCATCTCCGAGGTTGCCGAAGATCAGCAACAGGCGCTGGCGGATTACGGACTGCATCTGGGTATCGCCTTCCAGCTGGTGGATGACGCCCTGGACTACAACTCAGAGAATAAGGAGATCGGTAAAAACATCGGCGACGACCTGGCGGAAGGCAAACCGACCCTGCCGCTGATCCAGGCCATGAAGTGCGCCGGCCAAGAAAAAAGCCGACGCCTGGCGAATATCATCGAAAACGGCGGCCTGGAAGAGATCGATTTCGTCATGCAGGCCATCGCCGACTGCGACGCCATCAACTACACCCAACAGCTCGCGCAACAGCAGGCGCAACAGGCCAAACGCGCCCTCGAAGCCCTGCCCGAGACCCCCTATCGGCAGGCACTCGCCAGCCTCGCAGACTTCTCGGTCGCCAGAACCAATTGA
- a CDS encoding VanZ family protein — translation MPHFSFKDSWFVFLALLLATAILLGTDLPGENRLMYSLQDSGHFLIFTLLTLIALWPNRKGRDRPIWPVLALALIFGLLIEAAQYLIGRDPSLHDVILDLLGIAAGGILYNGFIRRSLVPHLSIAIVLLLVLSAFAQPLYWYIAYQVRADQFPRLIDPDIFFSRALIEGSEGGEVRHVDLPEDWSLPADLDIDSCAYVTLLEGRWPGIDIQEPESDWRSYERLELLIYSDQLEDLPLTLRIHDQSHNWQLEDRYNLSLVIQPGYNHFSLPLHEVEDAPSRRTMDMAAISGVMIFATRDYIGRGFCLLSMGLQ, via the coding sequence GTGCCTCACTTCTCTTTTAAAGATTCATGGTTCGTGTTCCTTGCCTTGCTTCTTGCAACGGCAATTCTGTTGGGAACCGATCTGCCAGGTGAAAACCGCCTGATGTACTCACTGCAGGATTCCGGTCACTTTCTGATTTTCACCCTGCTGACACTGATTGCGTTGTGGCCAAATCGTAAAGGGCGGGACCGGCCGATATGGCCGGTATTGGCCCTGGCTTTGATATTCGGCCTCCTGATAGAGGCGGCACAGTATCTGATAGGCCGCGATCCTAGTTTGCATGATGTCATATTGGATCTTCTGGGTATTGCCGCAGGCGGCATATTGTACAACGGCTTCATCAGACGATCCCTGGTGCCACATCTTTCCATCGCCATTGTCTTACTGCTCGTCCTATCCGCCTTTGCCCAGCCCCTGTATTGGTACATTGCCTATCAGGTCAGGGCTGATCAGTTTCCCCGATTGATCGATCCGGATATTTTTTTCTCCAGGGCACTGATCGAAGGCAGCGAGGGTGGTGAGGTGCGCCATGTCGACCTGCCGGAGGATTGGTCGTTGCCGGCGGATTTGGACATCGATTCCTGCGCTTATGTCACGCTGCTGGAAGGACGCTGGCCCGGTATTGACATTCAGGAGCCTGAATCGGATTGGCGTAGTTATGAACGCCTCGAACTGCTGATCTATTCCGATCAGTTGGAGGATCTGCCCCTAACCCTGCGTATCCATGACCAAAGCCACAACTGGCAGCTGGAGGATCGATACAACCTAAGTCTGGTGATCCAACCCGGTTATAACCACTTCTCCCTGCCATTGCATGAAGTCGAGGATGCGCCAAGCAGGCGCACCATGGATATGGCGGCTATCTCCGGTGTGATGATTTTTGCCACGCGAGATTATATCGGTAGAGGTTTTTGTCTGTTGTCGATGGGGCTTCAATAA